Below is a window of Vicingus serpentipes DNA.
GCTTGGTAAAATCTAGTTTTCTTTTCTAAGCCTAAAATACGAATAGCTTCTAATAAACGTAAAGCACCAGTCGCATCAGCATTTGCTGTATATTCAGGAACTTCGAAAGATACTTGGACATGTGACATCGCTGCCAAGTTATAAATTTCATCAGGCTGAACTTCTTGAACAATTCTTATCAAATTTGTAGAATCAGTCATATCCCCATAATGTAATTTAAACCTTACATTATCTTCATGCTGATCTTGATAAAGATGATCAATTCTATCTGTATTAAACAAAGAACTTCTTCTTTTAATACCATGTACTTCATAACCTTTCTCCAATAACAATTCTGCTAAATAAGCTCCATCTTGTCCGGTTACCCCTGTTATTAATGCTACTTTATTCATTTATTTATTTTATATGCAAGTATAAGCAATAAATATATTTTTTAACACAAAAAAAGGCGGTGATAAAATCACCGCCTTTTAAATATAAATTAAAAGAACTTATCTAATACTTACCTTTTCAGTTCGTATTACTTGCCCTTTAGTATCAACTAATTGAACAAAATAAACTCCCATTGAGAATTCACTCACATTCATCTTAATGATTGAATTATTTACTCTATCTGAAACTAGAGTCTCACCTAAGATATTAATTAATCTAACTTGATCAACTTCTAAATTAGCTGTTTCAATAATTAAAGTTTCAGAAGCTGGGTT
It encodes the following:
- a CDS encoding T9SS type A sorting domain-containing protein produces the protein TISGTPTASGTFTYSIPLTGGCGAAINATGTITVDLCTGIEEVVLYDIRIYPNPASETLIIETANLEVDQVRLINILGETLVSDRVNNSIIKMNVSEFSMGVYFVQLVDTKGQVIRTEKVSIR